In the genome of Juglans microcarpa x Juglans regia isolate MS1-56 chromosome 6S, Jm3101_v1.0, whole genome shotgun sequence, the window TtaccaaaccctagcatcatcttaaactccaaccctaagtcaactcttccaaatctcgaaatcCACCCTAGTCACCTCATAAAACTCTAGCTACACTTCATCATACCGACCCTaatcaccatccaagtggccctaacatcaagggcaacccttAAGCCATCCCCATTGCATCAAATACCTATAATCCTAAGCCAATCTTCCAAGACCACGCCAACCCTAATCCTACCATAATCcacggcaaccctagttgcctccAACCCGTAACCCTAGCCTCATCTCATCCATTCAACCTTAGTCTCCATCATCTTGGCAcctcactcaagaacaagtctagtcgcccacattgatttgccttagcctaaatacttagcctacccaagtgcatcatcttcatcattccatTACTCAAACACCATTCCCTTgttgaaggccaagcaagttggcaaggttACTCGGTCACTATTTACACCAAGACAAGCTTGTGATCCTTAGTGTTAGGGATAAGACCGGAGTCCCTAACACTTTCGTCGGGCtcaaggggagagggaggagagagagggagttaGGGTTTTAATCCAAACCCTTCATCTTGCGAttttcaaaacgatctaacggtggcCATTTGATACTGACTtaaaaatgcgtaaacattaacttaactaaaagcACTAAGGGGaattaatattgaatataatttaaactaaactttagtttataaaataatattctttcatcatcaATAATATGATgaagtattatttaatatctttaagagactaaaaccatctaattaattagagttttcaacataatttaaatctcataatattctaaataactaaaatcacattgtcaaaataatttttccacaattataatatttttagaactcttcaaaaatattaaaattgtaGTATTTAAAATTaggcttggttcaataacattaaaaatatcccatattaatattttcaagacatttaaaatattcgagagTTTTAAAATACTAGACATACTTTAGAACTCacttaatatctttaaaaacgcGTCATCGAGGTTTGGCATGCATAACAAGACCCATGGCCATTAGAGAAAGGAGCGGGTTGTCGTAAGTAGCATCACATGACTCTTCAGCATGACCAAAACAATAAGAACAAAGCACGTGAGCACGAAATTTTAAAAGGGCCATGCATGGCTGGTGTTTCACAAGGCCGGCACAGGTAGCTATAGATCGAGAAAAAAGATACAAATATCATATGAAGTACATGGGATATTAGAACTGAAAGAAGATCTAGCAGAGAGTATATGCAGGTATACCCATCATAAGCAGAATTGGGTAGAGCAACAGAATTTGTTGAGTCTCTGATATTTTGCAAGGGAAACCAGCTAAATCTTGAACACTTTCAATGATTCCAAATGTATGGTTTTGTGGAGATAATGTACACTCCACATTGTAATTAACAGATGAGTATCGGGGTTCTTTAACATATTCTCATAAGTCTGATTGAGGCTCAAAACACATGTCCGTGCTCTGCATTCTATCTGTACCGATAAGTGATAGCCTGTCATCATAAACATTCACAAAACCGAATGCGTCTGTGCCTGGAGGGCATTCCAGGGCAGCTTCAAGGACTCTGTGGTGTATTCCATGGGAGTCAATTGAGTGCCCACCTTTGTGATCATGTCCAGCTAGACAAACCTTTACACAATTGTATCTGTGTATCACATCCATCACTTCATCGTAATTCCAAAGAAGAGCTTCTCGATTTGAAGCACCAGGATCTAGAGGTAGATGGCAACAGATCACCACTTTCTGTTTTAACTCAGATGCTTCTTGAAGTATACCATCTAACCATTCCAATTGTTTTTTCCCAACTGCTCCATTGAACATAAGGAACCTTCTCTCAAGGCCCACTAGTCCAGATGGGCTGTTCTTTTCAGAATTTGGGTTCTTTTCACGAAGAAAATTGAAGGCTTCCAAAGTGTTTGGATGATCTTGAGGCCAGCCAATGGCACTGATATCATAGCCATCCAGTACAATGAATCTGTATTCTGGAGTTGGTGTAAAATCAAAATAGGCATGATCATTATGACTTGGAATCTTCAACAAGGGAATTAACTCGCTGCGTGGAAGATTGTAGAGGCAGTGATTGCCAATCATGTGATAGACTGGGCCATTGAATTTGGAGAATTCATTGACAACTTTCTTCACAGCAGTAAGGGATTGGTTCTTTGGGCAAAAACCATCAACAATGTCCCCAAAATTGATTGCAAATTTAAGCTTCTGGTGGTGGTTCCAGTTTTGAACTGCCCTCTGCAATACAATAATGCTATGCCGATAAAATCGTGGAATCCCAATAAATGAGCGACCATCAGGAATATCAGCATACTGAACGTCAGATAtaactccaaaagaaaaaagaggttgCTTCTCTTGTGCATCTACTAACCCATCTGTTGAGCCCATGGTGCAGCTAGCATTAAGAACCTATCAAGTAAAATGAATGAATTTCAATGAGCCAAACTTATCTAGTGTAATAGTAAAGGATCGATGAAAATTGCAGGGATGCTTCACTTAATATTGAACCACCTCCTCACCACCCACCAAAAAggcaaaagagaaaaggaacTGTGATCCTAGCAGATGTGACGTGTGTGATTTTCAAGTTGagggtatttttataagaaaaactagAGTTTGCACTTGAGGCTTCTTTACACACTTATAAAGAATCGCCATTCATATGTATAAAGGGTAAATAGAATCACCAATCCATGAAATGTTCTGTGAAAATACAGTTAAAATGAAAGTTCTGCGAAAACAACATCCATAATGTAGCTAATTATGGGCTATTTATCATTAAAGAAGTTAACTTTATCctcttttttattgaaaagaggGGGTATAAAACGCTAGGagataaagaacaaaaaactGGATTAAATGAAAACAACTTCTCCAAGTAAATAGTTAGGCAATTCACCCAAGCAGCTCAGATTttacaccaaaataaataaattataatggcCTAAAAATTATGTTGGAGGTCTAGGAAGCTCCAAGATTTGATGATTAGCACATTTAGAAACCCCAGTTCAAAAATtaggacaaaaaaataaacatctgAAAAGAAATTCAATACGTCAAGTTAAGAAGTGCTGCAAAAAATTTGACTGCATTGCAGAAGTTGGTTTCATAAGTCTCCAACAAACATTCCCAAAGCTCCCATGGGAAAGAggcaaaaattaattttctcaaaaaacctGCTTTTATAAACTCAAAATTAATGACTGAActccatttttttcataatgttAACAAACAATGAAGCATGTCTACAAATCGAAATATAACTCCAAATTAACACATAGGGGGATGAATATGtgttttaacaaaaataataatcaccAATCTAGGACATGTCATCCTACATAAATACCAAATTATCACAAAAGCAATAAATAAATCAGAAGACAGAAATTTGGCGACGAAGTGaaacttctttcttcttcaaagGTAAACCTTCTAGGGCAGCAAAACCCAGAATCAATCCACAAGAAGAATTAAGTTTTACAAATAATTCCCTTTACAACTCCTTCGATACCAGACAACAACCCACTCTGGAAATCTATTCTCTATGGCTCCCTCTCCCATAACTATGGTGGCTTCTTCTTAGATGTTAAAGAATAGAATTCTTGCATGGCGGCTTCTTCTTTGatttaaaaactctaaaaacTAGTCTCTCCTAGCACTCTAATCAATGGCCTGATTCCTTAACAAAAACTCAAGGTGAACGTTCAAAAACTTATAGAAAGTAAAATTCTCCTATCACAAGTGACATGGCCTTCTCCTCTACAGCATTTCGTGCGTAGAGACCCTTTAAATAAACTGGAAAAGTTGCTGACTTTTGTATGAATTCAGAATCCTCAATATGATAAGTTTTGAGGTGGACGGTAAGATGCAAAGTTAGGAATTCTCTAGAGTTTCACGATTTTTGTTGTGGCGCAATTAAACTTCGCTCCATTTGGACATTCATACAAGCTATTCTGTCCAAATTCAGAAAAACAAGTCCAGACACCCATGATAATGTCCAGCTGTGTATCTTATATTCAGGTTTTTGAATGCACATATAAGTCTGGATTTCGAATTTCTCTTGAGAACCCCATTTTGACACATTAAACACTGAAAATGGAAAATTTCTGCAAAATAcaaagttataaaattttgaataaactTTTCAATGTCACCAAGTTTCCCTTCATCCAATGTATGGATCAACATATATTTCCTTTTTAACTTTGACTAGGTTTTTCCCAATACATAAACTGGAATCTTTCAAGTCCTGTATTGAATTCATCACCAACTTACCCCTTAACACTGAATATTTTAACACAAGAACATGTTTTGACACGTGAATTTGCCAACACAATAAAACATAACAATCAACGAGGAAACCAAATGATCCAAGCAAACAAACACCATACAAGATTTAAGTAATGATTGTTGTGCCGGCTAAAGTACTAATTCTTGTTTGGTGCGCCAGCAACAGTGTTAATTAAAATcaattcaagttttaaaatcgTATAGCGAAGAGAGTACCGAATAAAACATGATTGAGCATAAAAACCCTACGTCTATCGGTAAAGAAGAGATGATcaacaattatattataaaattcagcCTCTAATACACCCAAAGTGAACTACCGATGGCATCTTTCAGCCGCAAAAACTATCAAGCTACTCCTTCACACGGAGAGCACAACTTAGGCCCAAGCCACTCAATGTTCAAAACAGATCCTATTAATAGGCTCCAGCTTTTATACCTTggctcaaaaacaaaaattcaagtGAATTAATTGACTCATAATAGAAATTTGAGGTGCTCATTTTAAACAAAGATTACAAACATAAATGCACATGAGAAAATGAAATCTACAATACAGAGCTCAAATTCTTTGCGGATAAACCGAAAAACTAAGTCGATGGTGTAGTGGCAAAGAGAGAAAGACCAACCGAGAAGAGAGAAAGTAGCAAAGAGCAAGTGCGAccggagagagagagtcaagaaGGACGTACGGTTCGTCGACGATGAGAAAAACCGATCAGTCTTCGGCGTTTGGTGGAGACAGGAGAAGGAGGTTGTTTTGGGTATTTATAGGCCTCCTCAAAACGCGGAGATCCTGAGCTCCGCGGAGAATACACGACGGCGTTTCGGATGAGACGAAAATTGGAACAGTACTCTGTCGGCATTGCTTTCATTGAGGTGAGAGACTTCCGCGCGTGAAGTTAGGTGGTTAGTTACGGTAGACAGAACTACTAAAATACCCTTTTTTCCACTTATAATTACACACTTGCCAatatgaatttctttttttctttctttctttcttttttttttttttttttttttttttccatttttttattttgcaattgCCATTTTACCCATAATATATTCATTCACCTACCCAcgagatatatattatatgctggAATGAGATGCGGTGCGTAAATTCTCtcgattttgtttttgttttaataagttttttttggattttatttcaaattatttatatattttaatcatcttATTTTAAGGAAAGATGATTTGAGAAGAAGCAGaaaattccaaatttttttaaagatgattgagtccaaatatatatacatttaattaataagtaatgctagatacaatgcTAGTGTCTGTTCCGTAGACttcatttgaagaaaatatatgaCTCACCACTAAAAAGTTAGTTTTTTTACGTGCACAAGATTTGTACATCTTAAGattgtacaaaatattttatataatgagaaaTACTATTTGCAGTCTTATGGTATGTAAGCT includes:
- the LOC121237750 gene encoding manganese-dependent ADP-ribose/CDP-alcohol diphosphatase isoform X2 produces the protein MGSTDGLVDAQEKQPLFSFGVISDVQYADIPDGRSFIGIPRFYRHSIIVLQRAVQNWNHHQKLKFAINFGDIVDGFCPKNQSLTAVKKVVNEFSKFNGPVYHMIGNHCLYNLPRSELIPLLKIPSHNDHAYFDFTPTPEYRFIVLDGYDISAIGWPQDHPNTLEAFNFLREKNPNSEKNSPSGLVGLERRFLMFNGAVGKKQLEWLDGILQEASELKQKVVICCHLPLDPGASNREALLWNYDEVMDVIHRYNCVKVCLAGHDHKGGHSIDSHGIHHRVLEAALECPPGTDAFGFVNVYDDRLSLIGTDRMQSTDMCFEPQSDL
- the LOC121237750 gene encoding manganese-dependent ADP-ribose/CDP-alcohol diphosphatase isoform X1, with the translated sequence MKAMPTEYCSNFRLIRNAVVYSPRSSGSPRFEEAYKYPKQPPSPVSTKRRRLIGFSHRRRTVLNASCTMGSTDGLVDAQEKQPLFSFGVISDVQYADIPDGRSFIGIPRFYRHSIIVLQRAVQNWNHHQKLKFAINFGDIVDGFCPKNQSLTAVKKVVNEFSKFNGPVYHMIGNHCLYNLPRSELIPLLKIPSHNDHAYFDFTPTPEYRFIVLDGYDISAIGWPQDHPNTLEAFNFLREKNPNSEKNSPSGLVGLERRFLMFNGAVGKKQLEWLDGILQEASELKQKVVICCHLPLDPGASNREALLWNYDEVMDVIHRYNCVKVCLAGHDHKGGHSIDSHGIHHRVLEAALECPPGTDAFGFVNVYDDRLSLIGTDRMQSTDMCFEPQSDL